A DNA window from Megalobrama amblycephala isolate DHTTF-2021 linkage group LG11, ASM1881202v1, whole genome shotgun sequence contains the following coding sequences:
- the rae1 gene encoding mRNA export factor: MSLFGTNTGFGSGGTGVFGSTTTDSHNPMKDVEVTSPPDDSISCLAFSPPTMPGNFLVGGSWANDVRCWEVQDNGQTVPKAQQMHTGPVLDVCWSDDGSKVFTASCDKTAKMWDLNSNQTIQIAQHEGPIKTIHWIKAPNYTCIMSGSWDKTLKFWDTRSPNPMMSLQMPERCYCADVVYPMAVVATAERGLIVYQLENQPSEFRRIESPLKHQHRCVAIFKDKQSKPTGFALGSIEGRVAIHYINPPNPAKDNFTFKCHRSNGTNTATPQDIYAVNAISFHPVHGTLATVGSDGRFSFWDKDARTKLKTSEQLDQPITACCFNNNGNIFAYASSYDWSKVHYQCLFNICILPVGGDMQ, encoded by the exons ATGAGTTTATTCGGGACGAACACGGGCTTTGGGTCTGGGGGAACAGGTGTATTTGGCAGCACCACCACAGATAGTCATAATCCAATGAAG GATGTTGAAGTAACATCGCCACCTGATGACAGCATAAGCTGCTTGGCATTCAGTCCTCCTACGATGCCTGGAAACTTTCTCGTTGGAGGCTCGTGGGCCAATGAC GTGCGGTGCTGGGAGGTTCAAGATAATGGTCAAACTGTCCCTAAAGCCCAGCAGATGCACACAGGCCCGGTGCTGGATGTCTGCTGGAGTGAT GATGGCAGTAAAGTATTTACAGCCTCCTGTGACAAAACTGCCAAGATGTGGGATCTGAACAGCAATCAGACCATTCAGATAGCGCAA CATGAAGGCCCGATCAAGACAATTCACTGGATAAAAGCACCGAACTACACCTGTATTATGAGTGGCAGCTGGGACAAAACACTAAAG TTTTGGGATACACGTTCCCCAAACCCCATGATGTCCCTGCAGATGCCAGAGAGGTGTTACTGTGCAGATGTG GTATATCCAATGGCTGTTGTAGCCACTGCAGAACGTGGTCTTATTGTTTACCAGTTGGAAAATCAGCCTTCAGAGTTTCGACGTATAGAGTCTCCTCTGAAGCATCAG CACCGCTGTGTGGCTATCTTTAAGGACAAGCAGAGTAAACCTACTGGTTTTGCACTGGGCAGCATTGAGGGCCGAGTTGCCATTCACTACATAAACCCACCTAACCC AGCCAAGGACAATTTCACCTTTAAGTGCCACAGGTCAAACGGAACCAATACTGCCACACCCCAAGATATTTATGCT GTAAATGCTATCTCCTTTCACCCTGTCCATGGCACTCTGGCGACAGTAGGCTCTGATGGGCGCTTCAGTTTCTGGGATAAAGATGCTCGCACTAAGCTGAAGACCTCTGAACAATTAGATCAACCAATAACAGCCTGTTGCTTCAATAACAATGGGAACATATTTGCCTATGCCTCCAGCTATGACTGGTCTAAGGTACATTATCAGTGTCTGTTTAACATTTGTATAttaccagtaggtggcgatatGCAATAA